The following coding sequences lie in one Amycolatopsis cihanbeyliensis genomic window:
- the secA gene encoding preprotein translocase subunit SecA: MVLNRLLRAGEGKTLKRLRSIADHINTLEDDVKDLSDAELRAKTDEFRKRHSDGESLDDLLPEAFAVGREAAQRVLGQRPFDVQVMGGAALHLGQVAEMKTGEGKTLTSVLAVYLNAISGKGVHIVTTNDYLAKRDSEWMGRIHRFLGLEVGVIMSDLPPEGRKTAYNADITYGTNNEFGFDYLRDNMAWSLDDCVQRGHNFAIVDEVDSILIDEARTPLIISGPADQSSRWYNEFARMSPLMKRDIHYEVDERKRAVGVTEKGVEFVEDQLGIENLYEAANTPLVGYLNNALKAKELYRKDKEYIVRSGEVLIVDEFTGRVLAGRRFNEGMHQAIEAKEGVEIKAENQTLATITLQNFFRLYDKLAGMTGTAETEAAEFHQTYKLGVVPIPTNRPMVRTDQADLIYKTEQSKFESVAEDIAERHEKGQPVLVGTTSVEKSEHLSKLLLKLGVPHEVLNAKNHHREALIVAKAGSKGAVTVATNMAGRGTDIVLGGNPDIIADEVLRERGLDPVENSEEYEAAWPTVLEEVSTASKAEAEEVVEAGGLYVLGTERHESRRIDNQLRGRSGRQGDPGESRFYLSLGDDLMRRFNAAMVERVMTTMRLPDDVPIEHKMVSKAIKSAQTQVEQQNMEIRKNVLKYDEVMNRQRKVIYAERRRVLEGEDLREQAEHMLRDVVTAYVDGATAEGYAEDWDHEKLWTALKMLYPVGIQFEDLTEEIDDLDADTLKEALLDDARNAYARREAELDEQVGKGAMRALERQVVLSVLDRKWREHLYEMDYLKEGIGLRAMAQRDPLVEYQREGFDLFNTMLESLKEETVGLLFNLQVERADQPQAPAAEEATALPTGNGQASANGGRHAKPTPPQPGQQPKQQEGEAVPAALRGKGLGGGGQQGMQLSGPAEGGGVESRGGGGDDGGKQGGGSGGGNSRRERRAAARAEAKKNKKGARR, encoded by the coding sequence ATGGTTCTGAACCGCCTGCTCCGCGCGGGCGAGGGCAAGACGTTGAAGCGGCTGCGCAGCATCGCTGACCACATCAACACCCTCGAAGACGACGTGAAAGACCTCTCGGACGCCGAGCTGCGGGCCAAGACCGACGAGTTCCGCAAGCGCCACTCCGATGGTGAGTCCCTGGACGACCTGCTGCCGGAGGCGTTCGCCGTCGGCAGGGAGGCGGCCCAGCGGGTGCTCGGCCAGCGCCCCTTCGACGTGCAGGTCATGGGCGGCGCCGCGCTGCACCTCGGGCAGGTCGCCGAGATGAAGACCGGTGAGGGCAAGACGCTGACCTCGGTGCTGGCCGTCTACCTCAACGCCATCTCCGGCAAGGGCGTTCACATCGTCACCACCAACGACTACCTGGCCAAACGTGACTCGGAGTGGATGGGCCGGATCCACAGGTTCCTCGGGCTCGAGGTCGGTGTCATCATGTCCGACCTGCCGCCGGAGGGGCGGAAGACGGCCTACAACGCCGACATCACCTACGGCACCAACAACGAGTTCGGCTTCGACTACCTGCGCGACAACATGGCCTGGAGCCTGGACGACTGCGTGCAGCGCGGGCACAACTTCGCGATCGTGGACGAGGTCGACTCGATCCTGATCGACGAGGCGCGGACCCCGCTGATCATCTCCGGCCCCGCCGACCAGTCCTCCCGCTGGTACAACGAGTTCGCCCGGATGTCGCCGCTGATGAAGCGCGACATCCACTACGAGGTGGACGAGCGCAAGCGCGCCGTCGGCGTCACCGAGAAGGGCGTGGAGTTCGTCGAGGACCAGCTCGGCATCGAGAACCTCTACGAGGCGGCGAACACCCCGCTGGTCGGCTACCTGAACAACGCCCTCAAGGCCAAGGAGCTGTACCGCAAGGACAAGGAGTACATCGTCCGGAGCGGCGAGGTGCTCATCGTGGACGAGTTCACCGGCCGCGTGCTGGCGGGTCGCCGCTTCAACGAGGGTATGCACCAGGCGATCGAGGCCAAGGAAGGCGTCGAGATCAAGGCCGAGAACCAGACGCTGGCCACGATCACCCTGCAGAACTTCTTCCGGCTCTACGACAAGCTCGCCGGGATGACCGGTACCGCCGAGACCGAGGCGGCCGAGTTCCACCAGACCTACAAGCTCGGTGTGGTGCCGATTCCGACGAACCGGCCGATGGTCCGTACCGACCAGGCGGACCTGATCTACAAGACCGAGCAGTCGAAGTTCGAGTCCGTGGCCGAGGACATCGCCGAGCGGCACGAGAAGGGCCAGCCGGTGCTGGTCGGCACCACGAGCGTGGAGAAGTCCGAGCACCTTTCGAAGCTGCTGCTCAAGCTCGGTGTTCCGCACGAGGTGCTGAACGCCAAGAACCACCACCGGGAAGCGTTGATCGTGGCCAAGGCGGGCAGCAAGGGCGCTGTCACGGTGGCCACCAACATGGCCGGCCGGGGTACCGACATCGTGCTCGGCGGCAACCCGGACATCATCGCCGACGAGGTGCTCCGCGAACGTGGCCTCGACCCGGTGGAGAACTCCGAGGAGTACGAGGCCGCGTGGCCCACGGTGCTCGAGGAGGTCAGCACCGCGTCCAAGGCGGAGGCCGAGGAGGTCGTCGAGGCCGGCGGCCTGTACGTGCTGGGCACCGAGCGGCACGAGTCCCGGCGGATCGACAACCAGCTGCGGGGTCGTTCCGGCCGGCAGGGCGACCCCGGTGAGTCCCGCTTCTACCTCTCGCTCGGCGACGACCTGATGCGCCGGTTCAACGCCGCGATGGTCGAGCGGGTGATGACCACCATGCGGCTGCCGGACGACGTGCCGATCGAGCACAAGATGGTCAGCAAGGCTATCAAGAGTGCGCAGACGCAGGTCGAGCAGCAGAACATGGAGATCAGGAAGAACGTCCTCAAGTACGACGAGGTGATGAACCGGCAGCGCAAGGTGATCTACGCCGAGCGCCGCCGGGTGCTCGAGGGCGAGGACTTGCGTGAGCAGGCCGAGCACATGCTGCGCGACGTGGTCACCGCCTATGTCGACGGCGCCACCGCCGAGGGTTATGCCGAGGACTGGGACCACGAGAAGCTGTGGACCGCGCTGAAGATGCTGTATCCGGTCGGCATCCAGTTCGAGGACCTGACCGAGGAGATCGACGACCTGGACGCCGACACCCTCAAGGAGGCGCTGCTCGACGACGCGCGTAACGCCTACGCCAGGCGGGAGGCGGAGCTGGACGAGCAGGTCGGCAAGGGCGCGATGCGGGCGCTGGAGCGGCAGGTCGTGCTGTCGGTGCTGGACCGCAAGTGGCGTGAGCACCTCTACGAGATGGACTATCTCAAGGAGGGCATCGGGCTGCGGGCGATGGCGCAGCGCGACCCGCTGGTGGAGTACCAGCGCGAGGGCTTCGACCTGTTCAACACGATGCTGGAGTCGTTGAAGGAGGAGACCGTCGGCCTGCTGTTCAACCTCCAGGTCGAGCGGGCCGACCAGCCGCAGGCCCCGGCCGCCGAGGAGGCGACCGCACTACCGACCGGCAACGGCCAGGCCAGCGCCAACGGTGGTCGGCACGCCAAGCCCACCCCGCCGCAGCCGGGCCAGCAGCCGAAGCAGCAGGAGGGCGAGGCCGTGCCCGCCGCGCTGCGGGGCAAGGGCCTCGGTGGTGGCGGCCAGCAGGGCATGCAGTTGTCCGGCCCCGCCGAGGGCGGCGGCGTCGAGTCGCGTGGTGGCGGCGGTGACGACGGCGGCAAGCAGGGCGGCGGCTCCGGTGGTGGCAACTCCCGGCGGGAGCGGCGCGCGGCCGCCCGTGCCGAGGCGAAGAAGAACAAGAAGGGTGCCCGCCGCTAG
- the hpf gene encoding ribosome hibernation-promoting factor, HPF/YfiA family, which produces MDIVVKGRNVEVPEHYRAHVSEKLARLERYDKKVIRYDVELFHEPNRRQAKNCQRVEITGKGRGPAVRAEAAAGDFYAALDSAVNKMENRLRRMHDRRRVHYGRRAPESVAEATSVSAAAVAAEGAPGPIVNGRRPAANTAVLDAPAAAEQGVDEESIAAEDIDLPEQRWDDGVTDHQPGRIVREKQHSAEPMTVDQALYEMELVGHDFYLFNDAAAGRPSVVYRRKGFDYGVIRLG; this is translated from the coding sequence ATGGACATCGTGGTCAAGGGTCGCAACGTGGAGGTGCCCGAGCACTATCGGGCACACGTCAGCGAGAAGCTGGCCCGGCTCGAGCGGTACGACAAGAAGGTCATCCGGTACGACGTGGAGCTGTTCCACGAGCCCAACCGTCGACAGGCCAAGAACTGCCAGCGCGTCGAGATCACCGGCAAGGGCAGGGGCCCTGCCGTCCGCGCGGAAGCAGCTGCCGGAGACTTCTACGCCGCGCTCGACTCCGCAGTGAACAAGATGGAGAACCGTCTCCGCCGCATGCACGACCGGCGGCGGGTGCACTACGGGCGACGTGCCCCCGAATCGGTCGCCGAGGCGACCTCTGTCAGCGCGGCGGCCGTGGCCGCCGAGGGTGCGCCAGGACCGATCGTCAACGGCAGGCGTCCCGCGGCGAACACCGCCGTACTGGACGCACCGGCCGCGGCCGAGCAGGGAGTCGACGAGGAGTCGATCGCGGCCGAGGACATCGACCTGCCCGAACAGCGCTGGGACGATGGTGTGACCGACCATCAGCCCGGCCGGATCGTGCGCGAGAAGCAACACTCCGCCGAGCCCATGACCGTCGACCAGGCTCTCTACGAGATGGAGCTGGTCGGTCACGACTTCTATCTCTTCAACGACGCGGCGGCCGGGCGGCCGAGCGTGGTCTACCGCAGGAAGGGCTTCGACTACGGCGTCATCAGGCTCGGCTGA
- a CDS encoding ComF family protein has protein sequence MAVGVSFPSLGRAVIDLILPARCAGCGELGAACCTRCRTVWQAPRPVARGPTVEAGQVGTVYALARYTGVPRRLVLAFKERGRRDLARPLGEALAGALPYLRGPRPDAAGTWWLVPAPSRAAAARSRGGSHLLALAGCCAAAMGAAGLRAVVAPALSLARGARDAVGLDHRERAANLAGRMRLHADRAPPAGTPLVLLDDVLTTGATARACVAALSAGGLHTTGVLVLTAAG, from the coding sequence ATGGCAGTCGGAGTGAGCTTCCCGTCCCTCGGGCGGGCCGTCATCGACCTGATCCTGCCCGCGCGCTGCGCCGGCTGTGGCGAGCTGGGCGCGGCCTGCTGCACCCGGTGCCGCACGGTGTGGCAGGCACCGCGGCCGGTGGCACGCGGCCCGACCGTCGAGGCGGGCCAGGTCGGCACGGTGTACGCCCTCGCGCGGTACACCGGCGTGCCGCGCCGTCTGGTGCTGGCGTTCAAGGAGCGGGGGCGGAGGGATCTCGCCCGCCCGCTCGGCGAGGCCTTGGCCGGTGCCCTGCCGTACCTGCGTGGGCCGCGGCCGGACGCGGCGGGGACCTGGTGGCTGGTGCCCGCGCCGTCCAGGGCCGCGGCGGCCCGGTCCCGTGGCGGTTCCCACCTGCTCGCGCTGGCCGGGTGCTGCGCGGCGGCCATGGGGGCGGCGGGCCTGCGGGCCGTGGTGGCTCCCGCCCTGTCCCTGGCCAGGGGTGCCCGGGACGCGGTGGGGCTCGACCACCGCGAGCGGGCGGCGAACCTGGCGGGCAGGATGCGGTTGCACGCGGACCGGGCGCCGCCGGCGGGGACTCCGCTGGTGCTGCTGGACGACGTGCTCACCACCGGTGCGACCGCGCGGGCCTGCGTGGCGGCGCTGTCCGCGGGCGGCCTGCACACCACCGGCGTCCTCGTGCTGACCGCGGCCGGTTAG